The following coding sequences lie in one Desmodus rotundus isolate HL8 chromosome 1, HLdesRot8A.1, whole genome shotgun sequence genomic window:
- the ATP6V0C gene encoding V-type proton ATPase 16 kDa proteolipid subunit c → MSEAKSGPEYASFFAVMGASAAMVFSALGAAYGTAKSGTGIAAMSVMRPELIMKSIIPVVMAGIIAIYGLVVAVLIANSLNEGISLYRSFLQLGAGLSVGLSGLAAGFAIGIVGDAGVRGTAQQPRLFVGMILILIFAEVLGLYGLIVALILSTK, encoded by the exons ATGTCCGAGGCCAAGAGCGGCCCCGAGTACGCCTCCTTTTTCGCGGTCATGGGCGCCTCGGCCGCCATGGTCTTCAGCG CTTTGGGTGCTGCCTATGGTACAGCCAAAAGTGGCACCGGCATCGCAGCCATGTCTGTCATGCGGCCAGAACTGATCATGAAGTCCATCATCCCCGTGGTCATGGCTGGCATCATTGCCATCTACGGCCTAGTGGTGGCAGTCCTCATTGCCAACTCCTTGAATGAAGGCATCAGTCTCTACAG GAGTTTCCTCCAACTGGGCGCTGGCCTGAGTGTGGGCCTGAGTGGGCTGGCAGCTGGCTTTGCCATTGGCATTGTGGGGGACGCCGGCGTGCGGGGCACTGCCCAGCAGCCCCGACTATTCGTGGGCATGATCCTGATCCTCATCTTCGCAGAGGTGCTGGGCCTCTATGGTCTCATCGTCGCTCTCATCCTCTCCACAAAGTAG
- the TBC1D24 gene encoding TBC1 domain family member 24 isoform X2 — protein sequence MDSQGYNCFVDRDKMNTAIQDLGPKELSCTELQELKQLARQGFWAHSHALRGKVYQRLIRDIPCRTVTPDASVYSDIVGKIVGKHSSSSLPLPEFVDNTQVPSYCLNTRGEGAVRKILLCIANQFPDISFCPALPAVVALLLHYSIDEAECFEKACRILACNDPSRKLIDQSFLAFESSCMTFGDLVNKYCQAAHKLMVAVSEDVLQVYADWQRWLFGELPLNYFARVFDVFLVEGYKVLYRVALAILKFFHKVRAGQPLESDNVKQDIRTFVKDIAKTVSPEKLLEKAFAIRLFSRKEIQLLQMANEKALKQKGITVKQKRQFVHLAVHAENFHSEIVSVKEMRDIWSWIPERFALCQPLLLFSSLQHGYSLSRLYFQCEGHEPTLLLIKTTQKEVSRNQREPGVLASEFWGFCCSCAPGRVCGAYLSTDWSERNKFGGKLGFFGTGECFVFRLQPEVQRYEWVVIKHPELTKPVSLEATATPSLLSQASLSSSSDPADRLSPFLATRHFNLPSKTESMFMAGGNDCLIIGGGGGQALYIDGDLNRGRTGHCDTFNNQPLCCENFLIAAVEAWGFQDPDTQ from the exons ATGGACTCCCAGGGATACAACTGCTTTGTGGACAGAGACAAGATGAACACTGCCATCCAGGACCTGGGACCCAAGGAACTGAGCTGCACAGAGCTGCAAGAGCTGAAGCAGCTGGCACGCCAAGGTTTTTGGGCCCACAGCCACGCTCTGCGGGGGAAGGTGTACCAGCGCCTGATCCGGGACATCCCTTGCCGCACCGTCACGCCTGATGCCAGCGTGTACAGTGACATCGTGGGCAAGATCGTGGGTaagcacagcagcagcagcctgcccTTGCCTGAGTTTGTGGACAACACGCAGGTGCCCAGCTACTGCCTGAACACACGGGGCGAGGGTGCTGTTCGGAAGATTCTGCTGTGCATCGCCAACCAGTTCCCTGACATCTCCTTCTGCCCCGCCCTGCCTGCAGTCGTAGCGCTGCTGCTGCACTACAGCATTGATGAGGCTGAGTGCTTCGAAAAGGCCTGCCGCATCTTGGCCTGCAACGACCCCAGCAGGAAGCTGATCGACCAGAGCTTTCTGGCCTTCGAGTCTTCCTGCATGACGTTTGGGGACCTGGTGAACAAGTACTGCCAGGCAGCTCACAAGCTGATGGTGGCCGTGTCGGAGGATGTCCTGCAGGTCTACGCAGACTGGCAGCGCTGGCTATTTGGGGAACTGCCCCTTAACTACTTCGCTCGAGTCTTTGATGTCTTCCTGGTGGAAGGTTACAAGGTGTTGTACCGCGTTGCACTGGCAATCCTGAAGTTCTTTCACAAGGTAAGAGCTGGGCAGCCGCTCGAGTCAGACAATGTGAAGCAAGACATCCGTACCTTCGTCAAGGACATTGCCAAGACAGTGTCTCCCGAAAAGCTGCTGGAGAAAGCATTTGCCATCCGCCTCTTCTCTCGGAAGGAGATTCAGCTCCTGCAGATGGCCAATGAGAAAGCTCTGAAGCAGAAGGGCATCACTGTCAAGCAGAAGAG GCAGTTCGTGCACCTGGCTGTACATGCGGAAAACTTCCACTCAGAGATTGTCAGTGTGAAGGAGATGAGAGACATCTGGTCATGGATCCCTGAGCGATTCGCCCTCTGTCAGCCCCTCCTGCTCTTCTCCTCACTGCAGCATGGGTACAGCCTGAGCAG GTTGTATTTCCAGTGTGAAGGACACGAGCCCACCCTCCTGCTCATTAAGACCACACAAAAGGAGGTGAGCAGGAACCAGAGGGAACCTGGGGTCCTGGCCTCTGAGTTCTGGGGATTCTGCTGCTCCTGTGCCCCAGGAAGG GTGTGTGGAGCTTACCTGTCAACAGACTGGAGCGAGAGAAATAAGTTTGGAGGCAAACTGGGCTTCTTTGGGACTGGAGAATGCTTTGTGTTTAGG TTGCAGCCAGAGGTCCAGCGCTATGAATGGGTGGTCATCAAACACCCAGAGCTGACTAAGCCAGTGTCCTTGGAGGCTACTGCCACTCCgtccctcctctcccaggcaTCCTTGTCCTCGTCCTCAGACCCTGCTGACCGCCTCTCACCGTTCCTGGCCACTCGGCACTTCAACTTGCCCTCCAAGACTGAGTCCATGTTCATGGCTGGGGGCAATGACTGCCTCATCATAG gtggagggggcggccaggctctCTACATCGACGGGGACCTGAACCGGGGCCGCACGGGCCACTGCGACACTTTCAACAACCAGCCTCTCTGCTGTGAGAACTTCCTCATCGCTGCCGTGGAGGCCTGGGGCTTCCAGGACCCTGACACCCAGTGA
- the TBC1D24 gene encoding TBC1 domain family member 24 isoform X4 — MDSQGYNCFVDRDKMNTAIQDLGPKELSCTELQELKQLARQGFWAHSHALRGKVYQRLIRDIPCRTVTPDASVYSDIVGKIVGKHSSSSLPLPEFVDNTQVPSYCLNTRGEGAVRKILLCIANQFPDISFCPALPAVVALLLHYSIDEAECFEKACRILACNDPSRKLIDQSFLAFESSCMTFGDLVNKYCQAAHKLMVAVSEDVLQVYADWQRWLFGELPLNYFARVFDVFLVEGYKVLYRVALAILKFFHKVRAGQPLESDNVKQDIRTFVKDIAKTVSPEKLLEKAFAIRLFSRKEIQLLQMANEKALKQKGITVKQKRQFVHLAVHAENFHSEIVSVKEMRDIWSWIPERFALCQPLLLFSSLQHGYSLSRLYFQCEGHEPTLLLIKTTQKEVCGAYLSTDWSERNKFGGKLGFFGTGECFVFRLQPEVQRYEWVVIKHPELTKPVSLEATATPSLLSQASLSSSSDPADRLSPFLATRHFNLPSKTESMFMAGGNDCLIIGGGGGQALYIDGDLNRGRTGHCDTFNNQPLCCENFLIAAVEAWGFQDPDTQ; from the exons ATGGACTCCCAGGGATACAACTGCTTTGTGGACAGAGACAAGATGAACACTGCCATCCAGGACCTGGGACCCAAGGAACTGAGCTGCACAGAGCTGCAAGAGCTGAAGCAGCTGGCACGCCAAGGTTTTTGGGCCCACAGCCACGCTCTGCGGGGGAAGGTGTACCAGCGCCTGATCCGGGACATCCCTTGCCGCACCGTCACGCCTGATGCCAGCGTGTACAGTGACATCGTGGGCAAGATCGTGGGTaagcacagcagcagcagcctgcccTTGCCTGAGTTTGTGGACAACACGCAGGTGCCCAGCTACTGCCTGAACACACGGGGCGAGGGTGCTGTTCGGAAGATTCTGCTGTGCATCGCCAACCAGTTCCCTGACATCTCCTTCTGCCCCGCCCTGCCTGCAGTCGTAGCGCTGCTGCTGCACTACAGCATTGATGAGGCTGAGTGCTTCGAAAAGGCCTGCCGCATCTTGGCCTGCAACGACCCCAGCAGGAAGCTGATCGACCAGAGCTTTCTGGCCTTCGAGTCTTCCTGCATGACGTTTGGGGACCTGGTGAACAAGTACTGCCAGGCAGCTCACAAGCTGATGGTGGCCGTGTCGGAGGATGTCCTGCAGGTCTACGCAGACTGGCAGCGCTGGCTATTTGGGGAACTGCCCCTTAACTACTTCGCTCGAGTCTTTGATGTCTTCCTGGTGGAAGGTTACAAGGTGTTGTACCGCGTTGCACTGGCAATCCTGAAGTTCTTTCACAAGGTAAGAGCTGGGCAGCCGCTCGAGTCAGACAATGTGAAGCAAGACATCCGTACCTTCGTCAAGGACATTGCCAAGACAGTGTCTCCCGAAAAGCTGCTGGAGAAAGCATTTGCCATCCGCCTCTTCTCTCGGAAGGAGATTCAGCTCCTGCAGATGGCCAATGAGAAAGCTCTGAAGCAGAAGGGCATCACTGTCAAGCAGAAGAG GCAGTTCGTGCACCTGGCTGTACATGCGGAAAACTTCCACTCAGAGATTGTCAGTGTGAAGGAGATGAGAGACATCTGGTCATGGATCCCTGAGCGATTCGCCCTCTGTCAGCCCCTCCTGCTCTTCTCCTCACTGCAGCATGGGTACAGCCTGAGCAG GTTGTATTTCCAGTGTGAAGGACACGAGCCCACCCTCCTGCTCATTAAGACCACACAAAAGGAG GTGTGTGGAGCTTACCTGTCAACAGACTGGAGCGAGAGAAATAAGTTTGGAGGCAAACTGGGCTTCTTTGGGACTGGAGAATGCTTTGTGTTTAGG TTGCAGCCAGAGGTCCAGCGCTATGAATGGGTGGTCATCAAACACCCAGAGCTGACTAAGCCAGTGTCCTTGGAGGCTACTGCCACTCCgtccctcctctcccaggcaTCCTTGTCCTCGTCCTCAGACCCTGCTGACCGCCTCTCACCGTTCCTGGCCACTCGGCACTTCAACTTGCCCTCCAAGACTGAGTCCATGTTCATGGCTGGGGGCAATGACTGCCTCATCATAG gtggagggggcggccaggctctCTACATCGACGGGGACCTGAACCGGGGCCGCACGGGCCACTGCGACACTTTCAACAACCAGCCTCTCTGCTGTGAGAACTTCCTCATCGCTGCCGTGGAGGCCTGGGGCTTCCAGGACCCTGACACCCAGTGA
- the TBC1D24 gene encoding TBC1 domain family member 24 isoform X3, giving the protein MDSQGYNCFVDRDKMNTAIQDLGPKELSCTELQELKQLARQGFWAHSHALRGKVYQRLIRDIPCRTVTPDASVYSDIVGKIVGKHSSSSLPLPEFVDNTQVPSYCLNTRGEGAVRKILLCIANQFPDISFCPALPAVVALLLHYSIDEAECFEKACRILACNDPSRKLIDQSFLAFESSCMTFGDLVNKYCQAAHKLMVAVSEDVLQVYADWQRWLFGELPLNYFARVFDVFLVEGYKVLYRVALAILKFFHKVRAGQPLESDNVKQDIRTFVKDIAKTVSPEKLLEKAFAIRLFSRKEIQLLQMANEKALKQKGITVKQKSVSLSKRQFVHLAVHAENFHSEIVSVKEMRDIWSWIPERFALCQPLLLFSSLQHGYSLSRLYFQCEGHEPTLLLIKTTQKEVCGAYLSTDWSERNKFGGKLGFFGTGECFVFRLQPEVQRYEWVVIKHPELTKPVSLEATATPSLLSQASLSSSSDPADRLSPFLATRHFNLPSKTESMFMAGGNDCLIIGGGGGQALYIDGDLNRGRTGHCDTFNNQPLCCENFLIAAVEAWGFQDPDTQ; this is encoded by the exons ATGGACTCCCAGGGATACAACTGCTTTGTGGACAGAGACAAGATGAACACTGCCATCCAGGACCTGGGACCCAAGGAACTGAGCTGCACAGAGCTGCAAGAGCTGAAGCAGCTGGCACGCCAAGGTTTTTGGGCCCACAGCCACGCTCTGCGGGGGAAGGTGTACCAGCGCCTGATCCGGGACATCCCTTGCCGCACCGTCACGCCTGATGCCAGCGTGTACAGTGACATCGTGGGCAAGATCGTGGGTaagcacagcagcagcagcctgcccTTGCCTGAGTTTGTGGACAACACGCAGGTGCCCAGCTACTGCCTGAACACACGGGGCGAGGGTGCTGTTCGGAAGATTCTGCTGTGCATCGCCAACCAGTTCCCTGACATCTCCTTCTGCCCCGCCCTGCCTGCAGTCGTAGCGCTGCTGCTGCACTACAGCATTGATGAGGCTGAGTGCTTCGAAAAGGCCTGCCGCATCTTGGCCTGCAACGACCCCAGCAGGAAGCTGATCGACCAGAGCTTTCTGGCCTTCGAGTCTTCCTGCATGACGTTTGGGGACCTGGTGAACAAGTACTGCCAGGCAGCTCACAAGCTGATGGTGGCCGTGTCGGAGGATGTCCTGCAGGTCTACGCAGACTGGCAGCGCTGGCTATTTGGGGAACTGCCCCTTAACTACTTCGCTCGAGTCTTTGATGTCTTCCTGGTGGAAGGTTACAAGGTGTTGTACCGCGTTGCACTGGCAATCCTGAAGTTCTTTCACAAGGTAAGAGCTGGGCAGCCGCTCGAGTCAGACAATGTGAAGCAAGACATCCGTACCTTCGTCAAGGACATTGCCAAGACAGTGTCTCCCGAAAAGCTGCTGGAGAAAGCATTTGCCATCCGCCTCTTCTCTCGGAAGGAGATTCAGCTCCTGCAGATGGCCAATGAGAAAGCTCTGAAGCAGAAGGGCATCACTGTCAAGCAGAAGAG TGTTTCACTTTCTAAAAG GCAGTTCGTGCACCTGGCTGTACATGCGGAAAACTTCCACTCAGAGATTGTCAGTGTGAAGGAGATGAGAGACATCTGGTCATGGATCCCTGAGCGATTCGCCCTCTGTCAGCCCCTCCTGCTCTTCTCCTCACTGCAGCATGGGTACAGCCTGAGCAG GTTGTATTTCCAGTGTGAAGGACACGAGCCCACCCTCCTGCTCATTAAGACCACACAAAAGGAG GTGTGTGGAGCTTACCTGTCAACAGACTGGAGCGAGAGAAATAAGTTTGGAGGCAAACTGGGCTTCTTTGGGACTGGAGAATGCTTTGTGTTTAGG TTGCAGCCAGAGGTCCAGCGCTATGAATGGGTGGTCATCAAACACCCAGAGCTGACTAAGCCAGTGTCCTTGGAGGCTACTGCCACTCCgtccctcctctcccaggcaTCCTTGTCCTCGTCCTCAGACCCTGCTGACCGCCTCTCACCGTTCCTGGCCACTCGGCACTTCAACTTGCCCTCCAAGACTGAGTCCATGTTCATGGCTGGGGGCAATGACTGCCTCATCATAG gtggagggggcggccaggctctCTACATCGACGGGGACCTGAACCGGGGCCGCACGGGCCACTGCGACACTTTCAACAACCAGCCTCTCTGCTGTGAGAACTTCCTCATCGCTGCCGTGGAGGCCTGGGGCTTCCAGGACCCTGACACCCAGTGA
- the TBC1D24 gene encoding TBC1 domain family member 24 isoform X1: protein MDSQGYNCFVDRDKMNTAIQDLGPKELSCTELQELKQLARQGFWAHSHALRGKVYQRLIRDIPCRTVTPDASVYSDIVGKIVGKHSSSSLPLPEFVDNTQVPSYCLNTRGEGAVRKILLCIANQFPDISFCPALPAVVALLLHYSIDEAECFEKACRILACNDPSRKLIDQSFLAFESSCMTFGDLVNKYCQAAHKLMVAVSEDVLQVYADWQRWLFGELPLNYFARVFDVFLVEGYKVLYRVALAILKFFHKVRAGQPLESDNVKQDIRTFVKDIAKTVSPEKLLEKAFAIRLFSRKEIQLLQMANEKALKQKGITVKQKSVSLSKRQFVHLAVHAENFHSEIVSVKEMRDIWSWIPERFALCQPLLLFSSLQHGYSLSRLYFQCEGHEPTLLLIKTTQKEVSRNQREPGVLASEFWGFCCSCAPGRVCGAYLSTDWSERNKFGGKLGFFGTGECFVFRLQPEVQRYEWVVIKHPELTKPVSLEATATPSLLSQASLSSSSDPADRLSPFLATRHFNLPSKTESMFMAGGNDCLIIGGGGGQALYIDGDLNRGRTGHCDTFNNQPLCCENFLIAAVEAWGFQDPDTQ, encoded by the exons ATGGACTCCCAGGGATACAACTGCTTTGTGGACAGAGACAAGATGAACACTGCCATCCAGGACCTGGGACCCAAGGAACTGAGCTGCACAGAGCTGCAAGAGCTGAAGCAGCTGGCACGCCAAGGTTTTTGGGCCCACAGCCACGCTCTGCGGGGGAAGGTGTACCAGCGCCTGATCCGGGACATCCCTTGCCGCACCGTCACGCCTGATGCCAGCGTGTACAGTGACATCGTGGGCAAGATCGTGGGTaagcacagcagcagcagcctgcccTTGCCTGAGTTTGTGGACAACACGCAGGTGCCCAGCTACTGCCTGAACACACGGGGCGAGGGTGCTGTTCGGAAGATTCTGCTGTGCATCGCCAACCAGTTCCCTGACATCTCCTTCTGCCCCGCCCTGCCTGCAGTCGTAGCGCTGCTGCTGCACTACAGCATTGATGAGGCTGAGTGCTTCGAAAAGGCCTGCCGCATCTTGGCCTGCAACGACCCCAGCAGGAAGCTGATCGACCAGAGCTTTCTGGCCTTCGAGTCTTCCTGCATGACGTTTGGGGACCTGGTGAACAAGTACTGCCAGGCAGCTCACAAGCTGATGGTGGCCGTGTCGGAGGATGTCCTGCAGGTCTACGCAGACTGGCAGCGCTGGCTATTTGGGGAACTGCCCCTTAACTACTTCGCTCGAGTCTTTGATGTCTTCCTGGTGGAAGGTTACAAGGTGTTGTACCGCGTTGCACTGGCAATCCTGAAGTTCTTTCACAAGGTAAGAGCTGGGCAGCCGCTCGAGTCAGACAATGTGAAGCAAGACATCCGTACCTTCGTCAAGGACATTGCCAAGACAGTGTCTCCCGAAAAGCTGCTGGAGAAAGCATTTGCCATCCGCCTCTTCTCTCGGAAGGAGATTCAGCTCCTGCAGATGGCCAATGAGAAAGCTCTGAAGCAGAAGGGCATCACTGTCAAGCAGAAGAG TGTTTCACTTTCTAAAAG GCAGTTCGTGCACCTGGCTGTACATGCGGAAAACTTCCACTCAGAGATTGTCAGTGTGAAGGAGATGAGAGACATCTGGTCATGGATCCCTGAGCGATTCGCCCTCTGTCAGCCCCTCCTGCTCTTCTCCTCACTGCAGCATGGGTACAGCCTGAGCAG GTTGTATTTCCAGTGTGAAGGACACGAGCCCACCCTCCTGCTCATTAAGACCACACAAAAGGAGGTGAGCAGGAACCAGAGGGAACCTGGGGTCCTGGCCTCTGAGTTCTGGGGATTCTGCTGCTCCTGTGCCCCAGGAAGG GTGTGTGGAGCTTACCTGTCAACAGACTGGAGCGAGAGAAATAAGTTTGGAGGCAAACTGGGCTTCTTTGGGACTGGAGAATGCTTTGTGTTTAGG TTGCAGCCAGAGGTCCAGCGCTATGAATGGGTGGTCATCAAACACCCAGAGCTGACTAAGCCAGTGTCCTTGGAGGCTACTGCCACTCCgtccctcctctcccaggcaTCCTTGTCCTCGTCCTCAGACCCTGCTGACCGCCTCTCACCGTTCCTGGCCACTCGGCACTTCAACTTGCCCTCCAAGACTGAGTCCATGTTCATGGCTGGGGGCAATGACTGCCTCATCATAG gtggagggggcggccaggctctCTACATCGACGGGGACCTGAACCGGGGCCGCACGGGCCACTGCGACACTTTCAACAACCAGCCTCTCTGCTGTGAGAACTTCCTCATCGCTGCCGTGGAGGCCTGGGGCTTCCAGGACCCTGACACCCAGTGA